One uncultured Desulfovibrio sp. genomic window carries:
- a CDS encoding IS3 family transposase produces MVASQRADSEAEVTAHIKAIHSLRPFYGYRRMTVDLRREGFIVNHKRVYRLMHKLGIQSVIRKKNVGTLVNLAA; encoded by the coding sequence ATGGTGGCAAGCCAAAGAGCTGATAGTGAAGCCGAAGTTACAGCCCATATTAAAGCTATCCATTCCCTGCGGCCATTTTATGGATATCGCCGCATGACGGTGGACTTACGGCGTGAAGGCTTTATTGTGAACCACAAACGTGTTTATAGGCTTATGCATAAGCTCGGCATCCAGTCTGTCATTCGCAAAAAAAACGTCGGTACTTTGGTAAATCTGGCAGCATAG
- a CDS encoding YcaO-like family protein — MNEQLPIITLAPCPKGYTRDLDKTMSPAQTIARVRERLDSSRLDILSKTRRVDVGRLGIPVFLSVCGADARRIMPTRKQMGKGSSAEQAEASALMELMERFAFFSFWEERPHMVSATWSEAEARFGSDLLPIEAMLRSVDDTLSPQDARRVLDLTRWQFYPATRLLDGKTVWLPLDWFKLLGEFNGTSAGNSREESLLQGLSELIERHVCCRVDRNLPTTPTIDPASCAFDPVLAELLAAFEREGVHIVLKDFSQGMPLPTVAAVAWDPKTFPDSSEIVYTAGTAASPAKAAIRAVTEVAQLAGDFCTRACYEASGLSKYTTLEQVNWLIEGPTVSLASLPTVENADIREELLTALRGLAPLELYAVETTHPRLGIPTHYSIVPGLHFRERDRNQSLGLFVGRKLVEEADAETVLHGLKVLESCYPGAHFLPFFEGMLALRAEDFNTARSAFAAAVPLQPDADSQALASFYLGYADTLECRWQEALPALAAAAKLCPDMKEYGNLLGVAHFKTGDYAKAAEAFKAVLRVDKGSAMDLANLGLCEKFMGNAEQAREYLSAALELDASLDFARNHLAELEGQAN; from the coding sequence ATGAACGAGCAGTTGCCCATCATAACCCTGGCCCCCTGCCCCAAGGGCTACACGCGCGACCTGGACAAAACCATGAGCCCCGCGCAGACCATTGCCCGTGTGCGCGAGCGGCTGGATTCCTCCCGCCTCGATATCCTGTCAAAAACGCGCCGCGTGGACGTGGGCAGGCTTGGCATTCCCGTGTTTCTGAGCGTGTGCGGTGCCGATGCCCGCCGTATCATGCCCACCCGCAAGCAGATGGGCAAAGGCTCCTCCGCCGAACAGGCCGAGGCTTCGGCCCTCATGGAACTGATGGAGCGTTTTGCCTTTTTCAGCTTTTGGGAAGAACGCCCCCACATGGTCAGCGCCACCTGGAGCGAGGCCGAGGCCCGTTTTGGCAGTGATCTGCTGCCCATTGAGGCCATGCTGCGCTCGGTGGACGACACCCTTTCGCCTCAGGATGCCCGCCGTGTGCTTGATCTCACGCGCTGGCAGTTCTACCCCGCTACCCGCCTGCTGGACGGCAAAACCGTGTGGCTCCCGCTGGACTGGTTCAAACTGCTTGGCGAATTCAACGGCACCTCGGCTGGCAACAGCCGCGAAGAATCGCTGTTGCAAGGCCTGAGCGAATTGATCGAGCGCCACGTGTGCTGCCGCGTTGACCGCAACCTGCCCACCACGCCCACCATCGACCCGGCATCCTGCGCCTTTGACCCGGTGCTGGCCGAACTGCTGGCGGCCTTTGAGCGCGAGGGCGTGCATATTGTGCTGAAAGATTTTTCGCAGGGCATGCCCCTGCCCACGGTTGCCGCCGTGGCCTGGGATCCCAAAACCTTTCCCGACAGTTCTGAAATCGTCTACACCGCCGGCACTGCGGCTTCTCCTGCCAAGGCGGCCATCCGCGCGGTTACGGAAGTTGCCCAGCTTGCAGGCGATTTTTGCACCCGCGCCTGCTACGAAGCTTCGGGCCTTTCCAAGTACACGACCCTTGAACAGGTCAACTGGCTTATCGAAGGCCCAACCGTCTCCCTCGCCAGCCTGCCCACCGTGGAGAATGCCGATATCCGTGAAGAACTGCTCACAGCCCTGCGCGGCCTTGCCCCGCTGGAACTCTACGCGGTAGAAACCACGCACCCGCGCCTCGGCATCCCCACCCATTACAGCATTGTACCGGGCCTGCATTTTCGCGAACGCGACCGCAACCAGAGCCTTGGACTCTTTGTGGGCCGCAAACTCGTGGAAGAAGCCGATGCGGAGACAGTGCTGCACGGCCTGAAAGTGCTGGAATCATGCTATCCCGGCGCGCATTTTCTGCCATTCTTTGAAGGCATGCTGGCCCTGCGCGCGGAAGATTTCAACACGGCCCGCAGCGCCTTTGCCGCAGCCGTGCCTCTGCAACCCGACGCAGATTCCCAGGCTCTGGCCTCCTTTTACCTTGGCTATGCAGATACCCTCGAATGCCGCTGGCAGGAGGCCCTGCCTGCGCTGGCAGCCGCTGCCAAGCTCTGCCCGGACATGAAGGAATACGGCAATCTGCTTGGCGTGGCCCACTTCAAGACCGGCGACTACGCCAAGGCGGCAGAGGCCTTTAAGGCTGTACTGCGGGTGGACAAAGGTTCTGCAATGGACCTCGCCAACCTCGGCCTGTGCGAAAAATTCATGGGCAATGCCGAGCAGGCCCGCGAATATCTGAGCGCCGCGCTGGAGCTTGACGCCAGCCTGGATTTTGCCCGCAACCATCTGGCGGAACTGGAAGGACAGGCGAACTGA
- a CDS encoding pirin family protein has translation MQLRSITGDVTGRPTIDGAGVRLVRVLGSPTVKTFDPFLMLDAFDSVNPEDYVKGFPMHPHRGIETFTYLVNGVIEHKDSLGNAGVIRDGGCQWMTAGSGILHQEMPLASPRMLGLQLWINLPAAHKMTDPKYRDITLDMVPRVEEEAASVAVVAGEYKGVEGAARGDYVDVRFLDVRLKPGARWQVETNPAHTVFAYLYAGDCFLMDGREPMLARHAYLLGEGDTVAFEGGEEECRFVLVSGAPLREPVAWGGPIVMNTDEELMQAYFEIEEGRFIKHWLPSAQN, from the coding sequence ATGCAGTTACGATCCATCACCGGAGACGTCACAGGGCGTCCCACCATTGATGGCGCAGGTGTGCGCCTTGTGCGCGTGCTTGGTTCGCCCACAGTCAAAACATTTGATCCCTTTCTTATGCTTGATGCCTTTGATTCCGTAAATCCGGAGGATTACGTAAAGGGTTTTCCCATGCATCCTCACCGGGGCATTGAAACGTTCACCTATCTTGTGAATGGCGTCATCGAGCACAAGGACAGCCTGGGCAATGCTGGCGTTATCCGTGATGGCGGCTGCCAGTGGATGACCGCCGGGAGCGGCATCCTGCATCAGGAGATGCCCCTTGCCTCGCCGCGCATGCTCGGCCTGCAACTCTGGATCAATCTGCCGGCCGCCCACAAGATGACCGATCCCAAGTACCGCGACATCACCCTCGATATGGTGCCACGTGTTGAGGAAGAGGCCGCTTCCGTGGCCGTGGTCGCGGGTGAATACAAGGGGGTTGAAGGTGCTGCGCGCGGCGACTATGTGGACGTGCGTTTTCTGGACGTGCGCCTCAAGCCCGGCGCGCGCTGGCAGGTGGAAACAAACCCCGCGCACACGGTTTTTGCCTATTTGTATGCTGGTGACTGCTTCTTGATGGATGGCAGGGAGCCAATGCTGGCCCGCCACGCCTACCTGCTGGGCGAGGGGGACACCGTGGCCTTTGAAGGCGGCGAAGAAGAATGCCGCTTTGTACTGGTTTCCGGTGCACCCCTGCGGGAGCCGGTTGCCTGGGGCGGCCCCATTGTCATGAATACAGATGAAGAGCTGATGCAGGCGTATTTTGAAATTGAAGAAGGCAGATTCATCAAGCACTGGCTTCCATCTGCGCAGAATTAG
- the tpx gene encoding thiol peroxidase — translation MDTVTFKGNVMHLEGTQPAIGGKVPDFTLTANDMSPRSLKDYAGKVLVLVCVPSLDTPVCDMEVRRFNTEAAALSDKVRIVAVSRDLPFAQARWCGAAGVTAVEALSDYRAGAFGKAYGILIKELDLLARSVFVVAPDGTLAYSQLVGEVAHEPDYTAALEAVKKLA, via the coding sequence ATGGATACAGTTACGTTCAAAGGCAATGTCATGCATCTTGAAGGCACCCAGCCCGCCATTGGCGGCAAGGTCCCCGACTTCACGCTGACCGCCAATGATATGAGCCCCCGCAGCCTGAAAGACTACGCTGGCAAGGTGCTTGTGCTTGTATGCGTTCCTTCGCTGGATACTCCCGTATGCGATATGGAAGTTCGCCGCTTCAATACCGAAGCCGCCGCTTTGTCCGACAAGGTGCGTATTGTGGCAGTAAGCCGCGACCTGCCCTTTGCGCAGGCCCGCTGGTGCGGCGCTGCTGGCGTAACCGCTGTTGAAGCCCTATCCGACTACCGTGCAGGTGCCTTTGGCAAGGCCTACGGCATTCTGATCAAGGAGCTGGATCTGCTGGCTCGCTCGGTCTTTGTGGTCGCCCCGGATGGCACTCTGGCATACAGTCAGCTGGTGGGTGAAGTTGCCCACGAACCTGACTACACAGCCGCTCTGGAAGCAGTCAAGAAGCTGGCCTAG
- a CDS encoding 50S ribosomal protein L11 methyltransferase: protein MKQIFRLEMVVAEEDADRATGLLTLGVPFGWEEETLPTGETRFRVHCENPEFINNLQSDLQARIPAAEYTLTTLEDQDWLAAWRQFFTPVPCGNRFVVLPPWLADSNDFPGREKIVIEPKSAFGTGHHATTALCLTVLSGLVEAGRVKPGQHFLDLGTGSGVLGIACCKSGLTGEGYDIDMLAVENAIENRQINGIEGFEVGLGSIDALEGRTYDLVLANILARPLIDLAQRIVWACKPGACLVLSGLLEIQADSVEEAYMAQCLPKPRRVIDGEWCALVWD from the coding sequence ATGAAGCAGATTTTTCGTTTGGAAATGGTTGTGGCCGAAGAAGATGCAGACCGCGCCACCGGCTTGCTGACCTTGGGTGTGCCCTTTGGCTGGGAAGAAGAAACCCTGCCCACGGGTGAAACCCGCTTTCGCGTGCATTGCGAAAACCCCGAATTCATCAACAACCTGCAAAGCGACCTTCAGGCCCGCATTCCCGCTGCGGAATACACCCTGACCACGCTTGAGGATCAGGACTGGCTGGCAGCATGGCGGCAGTTTTTTACGCCTGTGCCCTGCGGCAACCGTTTTGTGGTGCTGCCCCCCTGGCTTGCCGACAGCAATGATTTCCCTGGTCGGGAAAAGATTGTTATCGAGCCCAAGAGCGCGTTTGGCACGGGCCATCATGCCACCACGGCCCTGTGCCTCACCGTGCTGAGCGGGCTTGTGGAAGCCGGGCGCGTCAAGCCGGGCCAGCATTTTCTGGATCTCGGCACCGGCTCGGGCGTGCTTGGCATTGCCTGCTGCAAGAGCGGCCTGACCGGTGAAGGCTACGACATCGACATGCTGGCCGTGGAAAATGCCATTGAAAACAGGCAGATCAACGGAATCGAAGGCTTTGAAGTGGGCCTTGGCAGCATAGACGCCCTTGAAGGCCGTACCTATGATCTGGTGCTGGCAAATATTCTGGCCCGCCCGCTGATTGATCTTGCCCAGCGCATTGTGTGGGCCTGCAAGCCCGGCGCATGCCTGGTGCTCTCCGGCCTGCTTGAAATTCAGGCCGACAGCGTGGAAGAAGCCTACATGGCCCAATGCCTGCCCAAGCCCCGCCGCGTTATTGACGGCGAGTGGTGCGCGCTGGTCTGGGATTAG
- a CDS encoding methyltransferase, producing the protein MSDSLCPPLSPEETSTSLSPAHAAELETLLERIRTDFDVEFEPLHVDENPLQVLSIQNMSAHLDKLLQRKAIHDPLKDLPLWAKLWPGSFVLGRLLRKYEPQGKSLLELGAGCGALSLVAARYGFARVVLSDVVEQALRFARANVLRNGLGDQIEVTHVDVTAPGRDPRFASGFDIIAASEILYLDDLHRPLVKFVDRHLAPGGKAFFCTDVARGKPHFGKIAAKTFKITEGRIGVKSHDENGEEQRRLYSILILERP; encoded by the coding sequence ATGTCTGACTCCCTGTGTCCGCCTCTGTCACCCGAGGAAACATCGACCAGTCTTTCCCCGGCCCATGCCGCCGAACTTGAGACCCTGCTGGAACGCATCCGCACCGATTTTGATGTGGAATTCGAGCCGCTGCATGTGGACGAAAATCCCCTTCAGGTGCTCTCCATACAGAACATGAGCGCGCATCTGGACAAGCTGCTGCAACGCAAGGCCATCCATGATCCGCTCAAGGATCTGCCCCTGTGGGCAAAGCTTTGGCCCGGTTCGTTTGTGTTGGGCCGTTTGCTGCGCAAGTATGAACCGCAGGGCAAAAGCCTGCTGGAGCTTGGCGCTGGCTGCGGCGCGCTGAGCCTAGTGGCTGCCCGCTACGGATTTGCGCGTGTGGTGCTGAGCGATGTGGTGGAGCAGGCCCTGCGTTTTGCCAGGGCCAACGTGCTGCGCAACGGTCTGGGCGACCAAATCGAGGTCACCCACGTGGACGTGACCGCGCCGGGCCGCGACCCGCGCTTTGCCAGCGGCTTTGACATTATCGCCGCCTCGGAAATCCTCTATCTGGACGACCTGCACAGGCCGTTGGTCAAATTTGTGGATCGCCACCTAGCACCCGGCGGCAAGGCCTTTTTCTGCACCGACGTGGCCCGTGGCAAACCCCATTTTGGCAAAATCGCGGCCAAGACCTTCAAAATTACCGAAGGCCGCATCGGCGTTAAATCCCACGATGAAAACGGCGAAGAACAGCGCCGTCTGTACAGTATTCTGATTCTGGAGCGGCCATGA
- a CDS encoding metal ABC transporter solute-binding protein, Zn/Mn family, producing the protein MHNCISVLFRKGKHHGLALLCTLLVSAFAVTGAFAAEPKVRVLATTYPVYLLTRAVVQTSPDVQVDLLIPAQTGCPHDYALTPKDMQKLSKANVVIINGLGMESFLEKPLAAAGKKISIIDSSKGVNAIAEEHDEDHDADHDKADAAHKDDHNPAAAAKGHDHAHEHGHGHDHGHDHGGLNPHAFSSPLQAAVMARNIGRGLAAAAPVAAKNCPQAAEAYAARLETLGQRLAAVGANAANKNVVALHDGMAYLVRDAGLNLVDVIQEDEEAQPSAARLLDLVKKIRESKPVVLIGEPQYSDKPVLALAAETGVPAVQLDPLASGASDASLDYYETVMSKNIATLEKYFGK; encoded by the coding sequence ATGCACAATTGTATTTCTGTCTTGTTTCGTAAGGGCAAACATCACGGCCTGGCACTTTTATGCACGCTGCTTGTATCCGCTTTTGCGGTTACTGGCGCTTTTGCAGCCGAGCCCAAGGTGCGCGTTCTTGCCACCACCTATCCCGTGTATCTGCTGACCCGCGCCGTTGTCCAGACAAGCCCGGATGTGCAGGTTGACCTGCTCATTCCCGCCCAGACCGGCTGCCCGCACGACTACGCGCTGACCCCCAAGGACATGCAAAAACTCTCCAAGGCCAATGTTGTGATCATCAACGGCCTGGGCATGGAGTCCTTTCTGGAAAAGCCGCTTGCCGCCGCAGGCAAGAAGATCAGCATCATCGACAGCAGCAAGGGCGTAAACGCCATTGCTGAAGAGCATGACGAAGATCACGATGCCGACCACGACAAGGCGGACGCCGCCCATAAGGATGACCACAACCCTGCGGCAGCGGCAAAAGGGCATGATCATGCTCATGAACACGGTCACGGCCATGACCATGGGCACGACCACGGCGGCCTGAATCCGCACGCTTTTTCCAGCCCGCTGCAAGCTGCAGTGATGGCGCGTAACATTGGCCGTGGCCTTGCTGCGGCTGCGCCCGTTGCCGCAAAAAACTGCCCGCAGGCTGCGGAAGCCTATGCCGCCAGGCTTGAGACTCTGGGCCAGCGCCTTGCCGCCGTGGGGGCCAATGCCGCCAACAAAAATGTGGTGGCCCTGCACGATGGTATGGCCTACCTTGTGCGCGATGCCGGTCTGAACCTTGTAGATGTGATTCAGGAAGATGAAGAGGCCCAGCCTTCTGCGGCGCGCCTGCTTGATCTCGTAAAAAAAATAAGAGAATCCAAGCCTGTTGTGCTCATTGGCGAGCCGCAGTATTCGGATAAGCCCGTGCTCGCGCTTGCGGCAGAAACGGGTGTTCCGGCAGTGCAGCTTGACCCGCTGGCCTCGGGGGCGTCTGACGCGTCCCTTGATTATTATGAAACTGTCATGTCCAAAAACATTGCCACGCTAGAGAAATATTTTGGCAAATAA
- the hslU gene encoding ATP-dependent protease ATPase subunit HslU encodes MSTLTPRGIVAELDKFVVGQEQAKRMVAVAVRNRWRRQHLAPELRDEVSPKNIIMMGPTGVGKTEIARRLAKLSGAPFVKVEATKFTEVGYVGRDVESMVRDLMEIGINLVRDEENARVRKAAEAAAESRLMDLLLPSSFGSEERASTREKLLQQFRLGFLDDREVEVEVTEQGGGSVDLFAIPGMEQMGGQVKDMFSKAFPPKHSRRKMKVRNAFSVLVQEESGRLVDQEALVDKARERVEQTGIIFIDEIDKIASSSQNRTSDISREGVQRDLLPIVEGSAVNTKYGMIRTDHILFIAAGAFHFSKPSDMIPELQGRFPLRVELQPLGKEEFLRILKEPDNALTKQYEALLGTEQIRLSFTDDGLEEIAAFAEDTNTRTENIGARRLYTIMEKILADISFDAPEMPGAQVVVNKAYVEEHLQDVRDDQDLSQYIL; translated from the coding sequence ATGAGTACTTTGACACCTCGCGGCATTGTTGCCGAACTTGATAAATTTGTGGTGGGTCAGGAACAGGCCAAGCGTATGGTTGCCGTGGCGGTGCGCAACCGCTGGCGGCGGCAGCACCTTGCGCCGGAGTTGCGCGATGAAGTTTCGCCCAAGAATATCATCATGATGGGCCCCACGGGCGTGGGCAAAACGGAAATTGCCCGCCGCCTGGCCAAGCTTTCTGGCGCGCCTTTTGTAAAGGTTGAAGCCACCAAGTTTACCGAAGTGGGCTATGTGGGGCGCGATGTGGAATCCATGGTGCGCGACCTCATGGAAATCGGCATCAACCTTGTGCGCGATGAAGAAAATGCCCGTGTGCGCAAAGCTGCCGAGGCAGCTGCGGAATCGCGTCTTATGGATTTGCTGTTGCCCAGCTCCTTCGGGTCTGAAGAGCGCGCCTCCACGCGCGAAAAGCTTTTGCAGCAGTTCCGTCTTGGTTTTCTGGATGACCGCGAAGTGGAAGTGGAAGTTACCGAGCAGGGCGGCGGCAGTGTTGATCTGTTTGCCATCCCCGGCATGGAGCAGATGGGCGGGCAGGTTAAGGACATGTTCAGCAAGGCCTTTCCGCCCAAGCACAGCCGCCGCAAAATGAAGGTGCGCAACGCTTTTTCCGTGCTGGTACAGGAAGAATCAGGCAGGCTTGTGGATCAGGAAGCCCTGGTGGACAAGGCCCGCGAAAGGGTAGAGCAGACTGGCATCATCTTTATTGACGAGATCGACAAGATTGCCAGCTCCTCGCAAAACCGCACGTCAGACATTTCACGCGAGGGAGTGCAGCGCGACCTGCTGCCCATTGTGGAAGGCAGCGCGGTCAATACCAAGTATGGCATGATCCGCACGGATCACATCCTGTTTATCGCGGCGGGCGCTTTCCATTTTAGCAAGCCATCGGACATGATACCCGAATTGCAGGGGCGCTTTCCCTTGCGGGTTGAATTACAGCCCCTGGGCAAGGAAGAATTTTTGCGCATCCTCAAGGAGCCGGACAATGCCCTGACCAAGCAGTACGAGGCATTGCTGGGTACGGAGCAGATTCGCCTGAGTTTTACGGATGACGGGCTGGAAGAAATTGCGGCTTTTGCCGAGGACACCAATACCCGCACGGAAAACATCGGCGCGCGGCGGCTCTATACCATCATGGAAAAAATCCTGGCTGACATATCCTTTGACGCGCCCGAAATGCCCGGCGCGCAGGTGGTGGTCAACAAGGCCTATGTGGAAGAGCATTTGCAGGATGTGCGCGATGATCAGGATTTGAGCCAGTATATTCTGTAG
- a CDS encoding M23 family metallopeptidase yields the protein MSKFLSRLAPAALCIALGCPPAVGAPVAPAADSEKLVAEPSTDQQSSAEPEAGQTEAQSTSASSQRAEPESSPAIPESAHPKTAANAEVCRSLPPLRELITSPFGNRRMPGWLSRRGMVMRDHGGIDIRAHMGWPVTAFKPGTVIRAGENGPLGISVDIRQEDGMTARYGHMSKTLVKTGQRVATGEPVGLVGCTGRTTGAHLHFGLLDASGKAVDPLPYLHSADEVLRPDPASIPPVIEAQSCGPVLRGPNGRPTRMGTTLKDLDNYTPPPIPTWDQRR from the coding sequence GTGTCGAAATTTCTGAGCAGACTCGCGCCTGCCGCCCTCTGCATAGCCCTTGGCTGCCCGCCTGCCGTGGGCGCACCGGTTGCGCCTGCTGCCGACAGCGAGAAACTTGTTGCGGAACCCAGCACGGATCAGCAATCCAGCGCTGAACCAGAAGCCGGGCAAACCGAAGCGCAGAGCACTTCTGCCAGCAGCCAGCGTGCAGAGCCTGAATCTTCGCCAGCAATACCGGAATCAGCCCATCCCAAGACAGCCGCCAATGCCGAGGTCTGCCGTTCCTTGCCGCCTCTGCGAGAGCTGATTACATCCCCCTTTGGCAACCGCCGCATGCCCGGCTGGCTCAGCAGGCGCGGCATGGTCATGCGCGATCATGGGGGCATAGACATTCGCGCGCACATGGGCTGGCCTGTCACGGCCTTCAAGCCCGGCACAGTCATCCGCGCTGGCGAAAACGGTCCTCTGGGCATCTCCGTTGACATCCGACAGGAAGACGGCATGACGGCGCGCTACGGGCACATGTCAAAGACTCTGGTAAAAACCGGGCAACGCGTTGCCACAGGCGAACCTGTGGGGCTTGTGGGCTGTACCGGCAGAACCACCGGGGCCCACCTGCACTTTGGCCTGCTGGACGCCTCGGGCAAGGCCGTTGACCCCCTGCCCTATCTGCATTCAGCGGATGAAGTGCTGCGCCCCGACCCGGCGAGCATTCCGCCCGTCATTGAAGCGCAGTCTTGCGGGCCTGTGCTGCGCGGCCCCAACGGACGTCCTACCCGCATGGGCACGACGCTAAAAGATCTCGATAACTACACCCCGCCGCCCATCCCCACCTGGGATCAGCGCCGATAG
- a CDS encoding metal ABC transporter ATP-binding protein — translation MANKSLLAPSVCFENVCLSRGGNRILNNICVTAPAGGSTVLVGPNGAGKTTLLLCLIGEMAYTGCIQFAGLERQPRMAYVPQHLIMDRSLPLRVCEFLALSRQRQPLWLGLRPWARSEGRQLLQMVKAEHLEQSRMGDLSGGELRRVLLAAALGRNPELLVLDEPAAGVDVRGERLFWELLDTARRERGFTQIMVSHNLPLVAHYATHVICLNKTVCATGAPRATLTSSTLMELFGVPIHLYPDQCDPEDPGCPQCGVVSEAEGLLPNYAAIERREAARLTARLAARMSASQSEPCGEKTPDQGGSRA, via the coding sequence TTGGCAAATAAGAGCTTGCTTGCCCCCTCGGTCTGCTTTGAGAATGTATGCCTCAGCCGGGGGGGCAATCGTATTCTGAACAATATCTGCGTCACCGCGCCAGCTGGTGGCAGCACGGTTCTTGTAGGCCCTAACGGAGCGGGCAAGACCACGCTGCTGCTCTGCCTTATTGGTGAAATGGCCTATACGGGATGCATCCAGTTTGCCGGCCTTGAGCGCCAGCCCCGCATGGCCTATGTGCCGCAGCATCTGATTATGGATCGCAGCCTGCCCCTGCGCGTGTGCGAATTTCTGGCCCTGAGCCGTCAGCGCCAGCCCTTGTGGCTGGGACTGCGCCCTTGGGCGCGCAGCGAGGGACGGCAGCTTTTGCAGATGGTCAAGGCCGAGCATCTGGAGCAGAGCCGTATGGGCGACCTTTCTGGCGGCGAACTGCGCCGTGTGCTGCTGGCTGCGGCCCTTGGCCGCAATCCGGAACTGCTGGTGCTGGACGAGCCTGCGGCAGGCGTAGACGTGCGCGGCGAGAGGCTCTTTTGGGAACTGCTGGACACCGCCCGGCGCGAGCGCGGCTTTACGCAGATCATGGTCAGCCACAATCTGCCTCTGGTGGCGCACTACGCAACCCACGTGATCTGCCTCAACAAGACCGTATGCGCCACAGGCGCGCCGCGCGCCACGCTGACATCCTCCACCCTCATGGAGCTTTTTGGCGTGCCTATCCACCTGTACCCGGACCAGTGCGACCCTGAAGACCCTGGCTGCCCGCAGTGCGGCGTGGTGAGCGAAGCCGAGGGCTTGCTGCCCAACTATGCGGCCATAGAGCGGCGTGAGGCCGCCCGCCTGACTGCACGCCTCGCTGCCCGCATGAGCGCCTCACAGAGTGAACCCTGCGGCGAAAAAACGCCGGATCAGGGAGGTTCCCGTGCCTGA
- a CDS encoding metal ABC transporter permease, whose amino-acid sequence MPDLSPIYALISMIPLDCLQMRFMQQALLGVLLLAPMASVLGVEVINFRMAFFSDAIGHSAFAGVALGLILAVPPRLAMPLFGILVGLGIMAVRRKSDLSSDTVIGIVFSAVVAFGLAVVSRAEGVGRDMQRFLYGDILTITDGEIGFLALLFVALLAFQAVGYNRLMCIALNPVMARVHGVRVALWQYAFAGLLALVVMFSVWAVGVLLVTAMLIVPAATARNFARSAGGMFWWALLVGTTSAFAGLALSAQEWLATASGATIILVACCWFAVSLFAAGATGRRRS is encoded by the coding sequence GTGCCTGATCTCAGCCCAATATACGCGCTTATTTCCATGATTCCGCTTGATTGCCTGCAAATGCGCTTTATGCAGCAGGCCTTGCTCGGAGTGCTGCTGCTGGCCCCCATGGCCTCAGTGCTTGGGGTGGAAGTTATCAATTTTCGCATGGCCTTTTTTTCAGACGCCATCGGGCACTCGGCCTTTGCCGGGGTTGCGCTGGGGTTGATACTGGCTGTGCCGCCGCGTCTTGCCATGCCCCTGTTTGGTATTCTGGTGGGGCTTGGCATCATGGCTGTGCGTCGCAAGAGCGACCTTTCGTCCGACACCGTCATCGGCATTGTTTTTTCTGCCGTGGTGGCTTTTGGCCTTGCCGTGGTGAGCCGGGCAGAAGGCGTGGGCAGGGACATGCAGCGCTTTCTTTACGGCGATATCCTTACCATCACCGATGGCGAAATCGGCTTTCTGGCCTTGCTGTTTGTTGCCCTGCTGGCCTTTCAGGCCGTAGGCTACAACAGGCTGATGTGCATTGCCCTGAACCCCGTTATGGCGCGGGTTCACGGTGTGCGCGTGGCGCTGTGGCAATATGCTTTTGCCGGGCTGCTGGCGCTGGTGGTGATGTTTTCCGTGTGGGCGGTGGGGGTGCTGCTGGTGACGGCCATGCTCATTGTGCCCGCCGCCACGGCCCGCAATTTTGCCCGTTCCGCGGGGGGTATGTTCTGGTGGGCGCTTCTTGTGGGCACAACATCCGCATTTGCAGGGCTGGCGCTTTCGGCTCAGGAATGGCTGGCTACGGCCAGCGGAGCCACCATTATTCTTGTGGCCTGCTGCTGGTTTGCTGTAAGCCTGTTTGCTGCAGGGGCCACGGGCCGCAGACGTTCCTGA